In a genomic window of Brassica rapa cultivar Chiifu-401-42 chromosome A10, CAAS_Brap_v3.01, whole genome shotgun sequence:
- the LOC103847360 gene encoding probable 3-deoxy-D-manno-octulosonic acid transferase, mitochondrial, whose translation MELGVLVYRLYRALTYSASPFLHLHMRWRRLRGLEHSRRWPERFGHPSAVRPPGYLVWFHAVSLGEGMAAIPVIRRCNEMKPEMTILMTTTTVSAFEVIKKQLPVGVLHQFAPLDTPVAIDRFLGYWKPNAIVIMENELWPNLIMSASQLRIPLALLNARMSTKSFKRWSSPLLLPLASLLLSKFSLIAPLSTLQGIHYQLLQAPPFVINFSGDLKYVVNKFYVSSGTSESIRDLKAELSDMKVWIASSLHRGEEEVILGVHNLLLQSHPDSVVIIVPRHPHHGHQIAQKLRNDGQSVALRSRNEKLTSKKTNIYVVDTLGELREFYGVAPIAVIGGSFFPELTGHNVSEAAAAGCAVITGCHVGHFSHMVKAMQQENPLSITQVSSELELKEAVELLMSNPEILEARRRASKEVYESLSSCIISNVWNLLNLHIFRGK comes from the exons ATGGAGCTCGGAGTGCTCGTATACAGATTATACAGAGCCTTAACCTACAGCGCTTCACCGTTTCTTCACCTCCACATGCGGTGGCGCAGGCTCCGAGGCCTAGAACACTCCCGCCGGTGGCCCGAACGGTTCGGTCATCCCTCCGCCGTACGACCACCGGGATATCTCGTATGGTTTCACGCCGTCTCCTTAG gtgAAGGAATGGCTGCGATTCCCGTGATCAGACGATGCAATGAGATGAAGCCAGAGATGACTATCTTGATGACCACGACGACAGTCTCTGCATT TGAAGTGATAAAGAAGCAGCTTCCTGTTGGTGTATTACATCAG TTTGCACCGCTGGATACACCGGTGGCTATTGATAGATTCCTTGGTTATTGGAAACCAAATGCGATTGTCATTATGGAGAACGAGCTGTGGCCTAATCTCATCATGTCTGCTTCACAACTTCGA ATTCCGTTGGCGTTGTTGAACGCTAGGATGTCTACAAAATCCTTTAAACGGTGGTCTAGTCCTCTCTTACTACCTCTGGCATCATTGCTTCTCTCCAAATTCTCACTAATTGCTCCGCTC AGCACCTTGCAGGGTATACATTACCAGCTGCTGCAGGCACCACCCTTTGTCATTAATTTTTCTGGAGACTTGAAATACG TGGTAAACAAGTTTTATGTATCTAGTGGAACATCTGAAAGTATAAGAGATCTAAAAGCAGAACTCTCAGATATGAAGGTATGGATTGCATCGTCATTACATAGAGGCGAAGAAGAAG TCATTTTAGGAGTTCACAACTTGCTTCTCCAGTCACATCCTGACTCCGTTGTGATAATTGTGCCTCGACATCCACATCATGGCCACCAGATCGCTCAA AAATTGCGGAACGATGGCCAAAGTGTAGCTCTAAGGTCTCGAAATGAAAAGCTTACATCAAAGAAGACGAATATATATGTGGTTGATACACTAG GTGAACTAAGAGAATTCTACGGAGTAGCTCCAATAGCCGTCATTGGAGGTTCTTTCTTCCCGGAGTTAACTGGTCATAACGTGTCTGAAGCAGCTGCCGCTGGCTGTGCCGTTATTACAG GTTGTCATGTTGGACATTTCTCTCACATGGTGAAGGCAATGCAGCAGGAGAATCCCTTATCGATTACACAGGTATCGAGTGAGCTAGAGCTCAAAGAAGCGGTTGAATTGCTCATGAGTAACCCTGAGATCCTGGAAGCACGTCGGAGAGCTTCTAAAGAGGTATATGAATCTCTATCGAGCTGCATTATCTCGAATGTTTGGAATCTTCTCAATCTCCATATCTTTAGAGGGAAATGA
- the LOC103847361 gene encoding glucomannan 4-beta-mannosyltransferase 9, which translates to MELGDSSAVIPDSFMGYRDDITMQISMILDQIRAPLIVPVLRLAVYICLTMSVMLFVERVYMGIVISLVKLFGRKPEKRFKWEPMKDDIELGNSVYPMVLVQIPMYNEREVYQLSIGAACGLSWPSDRIVIQVLDDSTDPTIKDLVEMECSRWASKGVNIKYEIRDNRNGYKAGALKEGMKKSYVKSCDYVAIFDADFQPEPDYLWKTVPFLLHNPKLALVQARWKFVNSDECLMTRMQEMSLDYHFTVEQEVGSSTYAFFGFNGTAGIWRISALNEAGGWKDRTTVEDMDLAVRASLKGWKFLYLGSLKVKNELPSTFKAYRYQQHRWSCGPANLFRKMAFEIMTNKNVTLWKKVHVIYSFFVVRKIVAHIVTFIFYCVVLPATVLVPEVIVPKWGAVYIPSIITLLNAVGTPRSLHLMVFWILFENVMSLHRTKATFIGLLEGGRVNEWIVTEKLGDLKAKSATKAPKKLRFRFGDRIHVLELGVGMYLFSIGCYDALFGKNHYYLYLFAQAIAFFIAGCGQIGTVVPNY; encoded by the exons ATGGAGCTCGGTGATTCTTCGGCGGTGATTCCAGACTCGTTCATGGGATACAGAGACGACATCACAATGCAAATATCAATGATCTTGGATCAGATTCGAGCTCCGTTGATCGTCCCAGTCCTCAGACTCGCAGTTTACATCTGTTTAACGATGTCGGTGATGCTATTTGTGGAAAGGGTTTACATGGGAATAGTAATCTCACTCGTGAAACTCTTTGGTCGGAAGCCAGAGAAACGTTTCAAATGGGAACCGATGAAAGACGACATCGAGCTCGGAAACTCTGTTTATCCTATGGTTCTTGTTCAAATCCCAATGTACAACGAACGAGAG GTTTATCAGCTATCTATTGGAGCTGCTTGTGGGCTCTCGTGGCCGTCTGATCGAATCGTCATTCAAGTTCTTGATGATTCCACTGACCCAACGATCAAA GATCTAGTGGAGATGGAGTGTAGTAGGTGGGCGAGTAAAGGAGTGAACATAAAGTATGAGATCAGAGACAACAGAAACGGGTACAAAGCTGGAGCTTTGAAAGAAGGTATGAAGAAGAGTTACGTCAAAAGCTGTGACTACGTGGCGATTTTCGACGCTGATTTTCAGCCTGAACCGGATTATCTCTGGAAAACCGTACCGTTCCTCCTCCATAACCCTAAGCTTGCTCTCGTTCAAGCTCGCTGGAAATTcg TAAATTCGGATGAATGTTTGATGACAAGAATGCAAGAAATGTCGTTGGATTATCATTTTACGGTCGAACAAGAAGTTGGTTCTTCTACATACGCATTCTTCGGTTTCAACG GGACTGCGGGAATATGGAGAATATCGGCATTAAACGAGGCTGGTGGTTGGAAAGATAGAACGACCGTAGAAGATATGGATTTGGCCGTTCGAGCTAGTCTCAAGGGTTGGAAATTTTTGTACCTTGGTTCTTTGAAG GTTAAAAACGAGTTACCAAGTACATTCAAGGCGTATAGGTATCAACAGCACAGGTGGTCATGTGGTCCAGCAAATCTTTTCAGGAAAATGGCATTTGAAATCATGACCAACAAG AACGTGACATTATGGAAGAAAGTTCATGTGATATATAGCTTCTTTGTGGTGAGAAAGATCGTGGCACACATTGTTACATTCATCTTCTATTGTGTGGTCTTACCAGCTACGGTTCTTGTACCTGAAGTTATTGTACCTAAATGGGGAGCGGTTTACATTCCGTCCATCATTACTCTCCTCAACGCCGTCGGTACACCTAG GTCACTCCATCTCATGGTATTTTGGATTCTGTTCGAGAATGTGATGTCTCTTCACAGAACAAAAGCTACTTTCATCGGTTTACTCGAAGGAGGAAGAGTTAACGAGTGGATTGTCACTGAGAAGCTCGGTGATCTCAAGGCTAAGTCAGCAACCAAGGCTCCAAAGAAGCTTCGTTTTAGATTTGGAGATAG AATCCATGTCTTGGAACTTGGTGTAGGAATGTATCTGTTTTCTATCGGATGCTATGACGCGTTATTTGGGAAGAATCATTATTATCTATACCTTTTCGCGCAAGCAATCGCCTTCTTCATCGCTGGATGTGGGCAGATTGGGACAGTGGTGCCTAACTATTGA